One part of the Pristiophorus japonicus isolate sPriJap1 chromosome 21, sPriJap1.hap1, whole genome shotgun sequence genome encodes these proteins:
- the selenow2a gene encoding selenoprotein W, 2a encodes MEVKIHFEYCGAUGYEPRYQELANTIMGTFPDAVISGEIGRQGSFEIEVNGQLIFSKLETSGFPYEDDIMDAIQKASAGEEVQKVDKSRPPCAVL; translated from the exons ATGGAAGTCAAGATTCACTTCGAGTATTG TGGTGCCTGAGGGTACGAGCCCCGCTATCAGGAACTCGCCAACACCATCATGGGGACGTTTCCTGATGCGGTTATTTCTGGAGAAATTGGGAGACAAG GCAGCTTTGAGATTGAAGTCAACGGGCAGCTGATCTTCTCCAAACTGGAAACCAGCGGCTTCCCCTATGAAGATGAT ATCATGGATGCAATCCAGAAAGCCTCTGCGGGGGAGGAAGTGCAAAAGGTTGACAAAAGCCGCCCGCCTTGTGCTGTTCTGTAG